The following are encoded together in the Drosophila sechellia strain sech25 chromosome 3R, ASM438219v1, whole genome shotgun sequence genome:
- the LOC6619072 gene encoding putative serine protease K12H4.7, with translation MKWLNFSVQLIFCLPSFLATFNPYRRNVELLNHEPVLGICSKNELASVEELWLDQKVDHFDKNNNRTWKMRYYRNAKHFKPQGPIYIFVGGEWTISPGLLSTGLTHDMAVENSGMLFYTEHRYYGLSLPFGHESYQLNNLKQLSLHQSLADLAHFIRHQKSNGPEMEDSKVILVGGSYSGSLVTWMTQLYPDLIAASWASSAPLLAKADFFEYMEVVGKSIQLSYGKNCSLRIEKGFKFLAKLFDGDEIQELLYNLNGCEGYSPKNPLDRAAFFNGLGNYFALVVQSYSAYIPRLCETLMSLDSSDELAFIEFLKLLYSEGRRSSDCQDFGYSSMLELFTEDSVQSSETRAWFYQTCNEFGWYTTTKSKSSASQAFANQVPLGYFEQLCQDAFGAEQTAQQLAQGVEQTNSKFDGFGFNQSERYAQVIFTHGELDPWSALGQQKGDQAIVLTGYSHVEDLASIRVTDSVQMNLAKLRVMSFLRRHI, from the exons ATGAAGTGGCTCAATTTTTCAgtgcaattaattttttgtctGCCCAGTTTTTTGGCTACATTTAATCCTTATAGAAGAAATGTGGAGTTGCTTAATCACGAACCAGTATTAGGAATATGTTCAAAAAACGAGTTGGCTTCTGTCGAGGAACTTTGGTTGGACCAGAAAGTGGATCATTTCGATAAGAACAACAATAGAACCTGGAAAATG cgttATTATCGTAACGCCAAGCATTTCAAGCCCCAAGGACCCATTTACATATTCGTGGGAGGTGAATGGACCATCAGTCCAGGATTATTAAGCACTGGATTAACCCACGACATGGCAGTGGAAAACTCGGGAATGCTTTTCTACACCGAGCACCGCTACTATGGACTGAGTTTACCTTTTGG CCATGAGAGTTACCAATTGAATAACCTTAAGCAACTGAGTCTTCATCAATCATTGGCTGACTTGGCTCACTTCATACGCCACCAAAAGTCTAATGGCCCCGAAATGGAGGACTCCAAAGTTATTTTGGTTGGCGGCTCTTATTCGGGCAGCTTGGTGACCTGGATGACTCAACTGTATCCGGATTTAATAGCTGCCAGCTGGGCCTCCAGTGCACCATTATTGGCGAAAGCGGATTTTTTTG aaTACATGGAAGTAGTCGGCAAATCAATACAATTGAGCTATGGCAAAAACTGCTCTTTGCGTATCGAAAAGGGTTTCAAATTCTTGGCAAAGCTATTTGATGGCGATGAAATTCAGGAGCTGCTCTATAATCTTAATGGCTGCGAGGGTTATAGTCCCAAGAATCCTTTGGATAGGGCAGCTTTCTTCAATGGACTGGGAAACTATTTTGCTTTAGTGGTGCAAAGTTATAG TGCTTATATACCCCGGCTTTGTGAGACTTTGATGAGCCTAGATTCCAGTGATGAGCTGGCATTCATAGAATTCTTAAAACTACTCTATTCGGAAGGAAGGCGCTCCAGTGATTGCCAGGACTTTGGCTACTCATCCATGCTAGAACTTTTCACCGAGGATTCAGTTCAAAGTTCGGAAA CTCGCGCCTGGTTTTATCAAACCTGCAATGAGTTTGGCTGGTACACAACTACAAAATCCAAATCATCTGcgtcccaagcctttgccaaTCAGGTGCCCCTGGGCTACTTCGAACAACTTTGCCAGGATGCGTTTGGAGCGGAACAGACTGCCCAGCAATTGGCCCAGGGCGTTGAGCAGACGAATAGCAAATTCGACGGATTCGGGTTCAATCAGAGCGAGCGTTATGCTCAGGTAATCTTCACGCATGGCGAACTGGATCCGTGGAGTGCTCTGGGCCAGCAAAAGGGCGACCAGGCTATAGTCCTGACGG GCTACTCGCACGTCGAGGATTTGGCCAGCATCCGGGTGACGGACAGCGTGCAGATGAATCTGGCCAAGCTGCGTGTTATGTCCTTTCTGCGACGCCACATATGA
- the LOC116801463 gene encoding aprataxin-like protein, producing the protein MSRQFGLIRDMARTDYLITSSEIGAVMPDKFPKAKHHYLALPRTDIPSIFHLNRTHLPLLRELHHLAQEAVKIKGVLWEDFQVGFHAKPSMQRLHMHVISKDFVSPCMKTKNNWNSYTTELFVPYEKLYAQLEKENCFSRLPKSLVDELYSRPLACNQCEFAPDSLSDLKAHLLYHWHNKDKEREQMHVIDGISKMSLQNTRPKHIESRNSPKLNQWNHRLHQGPRAFGNGHSQSQSDNRRPGYKGCRPQPPHYYTTKPFAVEGILHNGQQNGASPRRLAKKDQQITHEQPNQDSNQQSSPNTQKAQHPSYNTQQPNVHKVNWPKHIESRNSAKLNQWNHRLHQGPRAFGNGHSQSQSDNRRPGYKGGRPQPPHYYTTKPFAVEGILHNGQQNGASPRRLAKKDQQITHEQPNQDSNQQSSPNTQKAQHPSYNTQKPNVHKVNWKTIPTQIHQNAVQNQKERQSAAPAKF; encoded by the exons ATGTCTCGGCAATTCGGATTAATCAGAGACATGGCGAGGACCGACTACCTGATTACCTCCTCGGAGATCGGTGCAGTTATGCCCGACAAGTTTCCCAAGGCGAAGCATCACTATTTGGCCCTTCCACGGACCGACATTCCCAGTATTTTTCAT CTTAACCGGACACATCTGCCGCTCTTAAGGGAGCTTCATCATCTGGCGCAAGAGGCTGTCAAAATAAAAGGAGTTCTTTGGGAGGACTTCCAGGTGGGATTCCATGCCAAACCGAGCATGCAAAGGCTCCACATGCACGTCATCTCCAAGGATTTCGTATCACCATGTATGAAGACCAAGAATAATTGGAACTCGTACACCACCGAACTATTTGTTCCCTACGAAA AACTGTACGCTCAGCTGGAGAAGGAGAACTGCTTTTCCCGACTGCCAAAATCTCTAGTAGATGAGCTCTATTCGCGGCCTCTGGCgtgtaatcaatgcgagtttgCCCCGGACTCGCTTTCGGACTTGAAGGCGCACTTGCTTTACCACTGGCATAATAAAGATAAGGAGCGTGAGCAGATGCACGTAATAGATGGAATAAGTAAAATGTCATTACAAAACACTCGGCCGAAACACATCGAATCGAGGAATTCGCCGAAACTCAATCAGTGGAACCATAGGTTGCATCAAGGACCTAGGGCTTTTGGAAACGGTCATTCTCAAAGTCAGAGCGACAACAGGCGCCCGGGATACAAAGGGTGTCGACCACAGCCTCCGCATTATTATACAACAAAACCTTTTGCTGTTGAGGGAATTCTACACAATGGGCAACAAAATGGAGCGAGCCCAAGACGTTTAGCGAAAAAGGATCAACAGATCACACATGAACAGCCTAATCAGGACTCAAATCAACAGAGTAGTCCAAACACACAGAAAGCTCAGCACCCAAGCTACAATACTCAACAGCCAAATGTGCATAAAGTAAATTGGCCGAAACACATCGAATCGAGGAATTCGGCGAAACTCAATCAGTGGAACCATAGGTTGCATCAAGGACCTAGGGCTTTTGGAAACGGTCATTCTCAAAGTCAGAGCGACAACAGGCGCCCGGGATACAAAGGGGGTCGACCACAGCCTCCGCATTATTATACAACAAAACCTTTTGCTGTTGAGGGAATTCTACACAATGGGCAACAAAATGGAGCGAGCCCAAGACGTTTAGCGAAAAAGGATCAACAGATCACACATGAACAGCCTAATCAGGACTCAAATCAACAGAGTAGTCCAAACACACAGAAAGCTCAGCACCCAAGCTACAATACTCAAAAGCCAAATGTGCATAAAGTAAATTGGAAAACTATTCCTACTCAAATTCACCAAAATGCGGTTCAGAATCAAAAAGAAAGACAGTCCGCAGCCCCAgccaaattttaa
- the LOC6619074 gene encoding LOW QUALITY PROTEIN: aprataxin-like protein (The sequence of the model RefSeq protein was modified relative to this genomic sequence to represent the inferred CDS: substituted 1 base at 1 genomic stop codon) has product MSWSNALAKEILKPESLIISSEVAVVIADKFPKAQHHYLVLPLADIPSIFHLNRSHLPLLEELHLLAKNVVEVKGVQWQDFNVGFHAEPSMQRLHLHVISRDFVSTSLKTKKHWNSFNTELFVPYTKLYAQLDTENRISRLPKSLKDELLAKPLICNQCEFAAKNLPSLKGHLVGHLQDPKSVCQRTTSADXGTSSFPQKEEESAGLLSYCFDFGNFHGYKKEMEADKLAYFRDELKRKLNDKRNFLIESDRAVVIKADYPKSQYHFRVVAKEEFRDITQLTEEHLPLLDHMMDLANQIIEKQKHLESRNFLIGFKVNTFWNRLNLHVISDDFYSMAMKRLSHWNSFNSELFMPFQIAYMMLSVQGSIESISEQSYNKLRNKMPLRCNQCEFVTNMLLDLKAHLYQHWRLKEDERDQKKKVDKIMKMISETKLDEAEAKPELLPEEPIQTQPVAAIAQYPNENPGKPLTPQQQQAQNSYDKYINGPPVNMMNQKNPNNPFRNTPHFDRQPQKPPQPRFGPRGPMAPRTGPRFPHKQQHNRFRAPGFNECRQPHPLYHSGRQQFPNAASVSGGQAGPPGQQQGARPKWNLSKIFNPQNRQNAVQAQPTNSSS; this is encoded by the exons ATGTCCTGGTCAAATGCACTAGCCAAAGAAATCTTGAAACCAGAAAGTTTGATCATTTCCTCAGAAGTCGCAGTGGTCATTGCCGACAAGTTTCCCAAGGCACAGCACCACTACCTGGTGCTGCCATTGGCCGACATTCCCAGCATCTTTCAC TTGAACCGTAGCCATCTGCCGCTCTTGGAGGAGCTGCATCTGCTGGCCAAGAATGTTGTGGAAGTGAAAGGAGTCCAGTGGCAGGATTTCAACGTAGGATTCCACGCGGAACCTAGCATGCAAAGGCTCCACCTGCACGTCATCTCCAGGGACTTTGTATCAACAAGCTTGAAGACCAAGAAGCATTGGAACTCATTCAACACAGAGCTGTTTGTGCCCTACACAA aGCTTTACGCCCAGCTGGATACGGAGAATAGGATTTCGCGACTCCCGAAATCACTGAAAGACGAGCTGCTGGCCAAGCCACTCATTTGTAATCAGTGCGAGTTTGCAGCGAAAAATTTACCATCACTCAAGGGGCATCTGGTGGGGCACCTTCAAGATCCGAAATCAGTTTGCCAGCGAACCACTAGCGCCGACTAGGGAACCAGTTCATTCCCACAGAAAGAAGAAGAGTCAGCTGGGCTGCTTTCATATTGCTTTGATTTCGGGAATTTCCACGGATACAAAAAGGAAATGGAGGCGGATAAATTGGCATATTTCCGAGATGAGCTGAAGCGCAAGCTAAATGATAAGAGGAACTTCCTTATCGAGAGTGACCGGGCGGTTGTCATTAAAGCGGACTATCCTAAATCGCAATACCACTTTAGGGTGGTGGCCAAGGAAGAGTTCAGGGATATAACTCAG TTAACCGAAGAACACCTGCCCTTGCTGGATCACATGATGGATCTGGCGAATCAAATCATCGAGAAGCAGAAGCACCTGGAGTCGCGTAATTTTCTCATCGGTTTCAAAGTCAACACCTTCTGGAATCGTCTAAATCTCCATGTTATTTCTGACGACTTCTATTCCATGGCCATGAAACGTCTAAGTCACTGGAATAGCTTCAATTCGGAACTATTCATGCCCTTTCAAATTGCGTACATGATGCTCAGTGTTCAGGGATCCATTGAATCCATTTCGGAGCAGTCATACAATAAGTTGCGAAATAAGATGCCATTGCGATGCAACCAGTGCGAATTTGTTACTAATATGCTGCTGGATCTGAAAGCTCACTTGTATCAGCACTGGCGGCTCAAGGAAGACGAGCGCGATCAGAAGAAAAAAGTCgataaaataatgaaaatgatATCTGAGACCAAACTGGATGAGGCGGAGGCAAAACCGGAGCTGCTGCCTGAAGAACCTATTCAAACTCAGCCCGTTGCTGCTATCGCCCAGTATCCCAATGAAAATCCAGGCAAGCCCTTAAcgccgcaacagcagcaggcccAGAATAGTTACGACAAATACATTAACGGGCCTCCTGTGAACATGATGAATCAGAAGAATCCCAACAATCCGTTCCGGAACACTCCGCACTTTGATAGACAACCACAGAAACCGCCGCAGCCCCGTTTTGGGCCACGTGGACCAATGGCTCCTCGGACTGGTCCGCGCTTTCCGCATAAGCAACAGCACAACAGATTCAGGGCTCCAGGATTCAACGAATGTCGCCAGCCTCATCCACTGTACCATTCAGGTCGTCAGCAATTTCCGAATGCTGCATCAGTCAGTGGTGGTCAAGCTGGGCCGCCAGGTCAGCAACAGGGAGCTAGACCGAAATGGAATCTAAGTAAGATATTCAATCCACAGAACCGCCAGAATGCAGTCCAAGCCCAGCCAACAAATTCATCATCTTAG
- the LOC6619076 gene encoding uncharacterized protein LOC6619076 — protein MHNNSGLEPMDRTKTTKLPQLKSSVTPYRPKPTLIHSDSPKLENDKRNGLDLELLDNPQIPSIKRVRWAPMYGERSPSKSGLSSVPLSSKKAQFDQDTADELILANELRLAVHRGGGSIDPDKNYELKARLSPLQLPYSRVQRILKECELSERNHHTYCIPMDYGRQLVAMVCKIRTDNLPELKLRLASLLRQNKARFFNRHLFNETGLIEATLQSVTPLSFDEFNQTLRTDALWCKATDSAIIDLAKGSVLFKCRPLDLQEVEYKLRQCNYKIVHKEVGHCPNKPLVELNDRQMARYQEFRKNLLQDIDVVKIYDNVRVQ, from the coding sequence ATGCATAACAACAGCGGTTTAGAACCCATGGACAGGACCAAGACTACGAAACTTCCTCAGCTCAAGTCCAGTGTTACTCCCTACAGACCCAAGCCGACCCTAATCCATAGTGATTCCCCAAAATTAGAGAACGACAAGCGTAATGGGTTGGACTTGGAGCTGCTGGATAATCCACAGATACCGAGCATAAAGCGAGTACGATGGGCTCCGATGTATGGGGAAAGGAGCCCGAGTAAGTCCGGCCTTTCCAGCGTTCCACTAAGCTCCAAAAAGGCTCAGTTTGATCAGGACACGGCAGATGAGTTAATACTGGCTAACGAGCTTCGATTGGCGGTGCATCGCGGGGGAGGATCCATCGATCCCGACAAGAACTACGAGCTCAAAGCTCGTCTGTCGCCCTTGCAGTTGCCATACAGTCGAGTGCAGCGAATTCTGAAGGAGTGCGAGTTGAGCGAGAGAAATCATCACACCTATTGTATACCCATGGACTATGGGCGGCAATTGGTTGCCATGGTTTGCAAGATCAGGACGGATAATCTTCCCGAACTGAAACTTCGCTTGGCCTCCTTACTGCGGCAAAACAAAGCGCGCTTCTTCAATCGACACTTATTCAACGAAACTGGCTTGATTGAGGCGACGTTGCAGAGCGTAACACCTTTAAGCTTTGACGAATTCAATCAAACGTTGCGAACTGATGCTTTGTGGTGCAAAGCCACCGATAGCGCCATTATCGACCTGGCCAAAGGATCTGTTTTGTTCAAGTGTCGACCTCTGGACCTCCAAGAGGTCGAGTACAAACTCAGACAGTGCAACTACAAGATTGTACATAAGGAGGTGGGACACTGTCCAAACAAGCCGCTCGTCGAGTTAAATGATCGCCAAATGGCCCGCTATCAGGAGTTTCGTAAAAACCTTCTTCAAGATATAGATGTCGTAAAGATCTATGACAATGTGCGTGTCCAGTAG
- the LOC116801397 gene encoding putative serine protease K12H4.7, whose amino-acid sequence MKYTLVVIALLAPLTAAASLGEQKPEANAFVKSLRELHRGPPVEPMKTRAKVEERWITQKLDNFDDSNNATWQDRIYINNKYFVDGSPIFIYLGGEWAIDPSGITSGLWKDIAKQHNGSLLYTEHRFFGQSIPITPLSTENLAKYQSVEQALADVINVIATLKQEDKYKDSKVVVSGCSYSATMATWIRKLYPEIIRGSWASSAPLLAKVNFKDYMKVVGESYATLGGQYCYDLIDNATSYYENLFEIGNGTQAVKELNLCSNFNVNSEQDRWQIFSTIANIFAGIAQYQKPEKYDIPTYCSILREFSDDDSVALSKFINWKINEHSGACLSTTFKGAVGYYEWSKENYQDSDLPWIFQTCSEFGWFQSSGSRSQPFGSTFPATLYEDTCEGVFGSKYDSAGIHANIRATNDDFGGLNVNATNIYFVQGALDGWSKVGAGVAQGATIIPYASHCPDTGSISASDSAELVASKKKLIKLVAQWLED is encoded by the exons ATGAAGTATACCCTAGTAGTGATCGCCCTACTTGCACCTCTGACTGCAGCAGCTAGTCTGGGTGAACAGAAACCGGAGGCGAATGCATTCGTCAAATCCCTAAGAGAACTGCACCGAGGTCCTCCAGTTGAACCAATGAAGACCAGGGCCAAGGTGGAGGAGCGCTGGATCACCCAAAAACTAGACAACTTCGATGATAGCAACAACGCCACCTGGCAGGAT CGAATCTATATCAACAACAAGTACTTCGTTGATGGCTCTCCCATCTTTATCTACTTGGGCGGCGAGTGGGCTATCGATCCCAGTGGGATTACCTCTGGACTGTGGAAAGACATTGCTAAGCAGCACAACGGTTCCCTTCTCTACACTGAACATCGCTTCTTTGGCCAGAGTATCCCTATAAC TCCTCTGTCCACTGAAAACTTGGCCAAATACCAGAGCGTGGAGCAGGCCCTGGCTGATGTGATTAACGTGATTGCCACGCTGAAGCAGGAGGACAAGTACAAGGACTCCAAGGTTGTGGTCTCTGGCTGCTCCTACTCGGCCACCATGGCCACCTGGATCAGGAAGCTCTATCCGGAAATCATCAGGGGCAGCTGGGCCTCGTCTGCTCCGCTCCTGGCTAAGGTGAACTTCAAGGACTACATGAAGGTGGTCGGCGAGTCGTACGCAACCCTAGGAGGACAATATTGCTATGATTTGATCGATAACGCCACCTCGTACTATGAGAATCTCTTTGAGATTGGAAACGGCACTCAGGCAGTGAAGGAATTGAACCTGTGCTCCAACTTTAATGTAAACAGCGAACAGGACCGTTGGCAGATCTTCAGCACCATAGCGAACATTTTTGCTGGCATTGCTCAGTACCAAAA ACCAGAAAAATATGATATACCCACCTACTGCTCGATTCTGCGAGAGTTCAGTGACGATGATTCCGTTGCTTTGTCCaagtttattaattggaaaatCAATGAGCATTCCGGAGCTTGCCTTAGCACGACCTTCAAGGGAGCTGTTGGTTACTACGAATGGTCGAAGGAGAACTACCAGGATA GTGACTTGCCCTGGATTTTCCAGACCTGCAGCGAGTTCGGATGGTTCCAGTCTTCCGGCAGCAGAAGCCAACCCTTTGGATCCACTTTTCCGGCCACTCTCTATGAGGACACCTGCGAAGGCGTCTTTGGATCGAAGTACGACTCGGCTGGCATCCACGCTAATATCCGCGCAACCAACGATGACTTCGGTGGTCTAAACGTTAACGCCACCAACATCTACTTTGTGCAGGGAGCTCTGGACGGTTGGAGCAAGGTGGGTGCTGGAGTTGCCCAGGGAGCCACCATTATCCCGTACGCCTCCCATTGTCCCGATACTGGATCGATCAGTGCCAGCGATAGTGCCGAACTGGTGGCCTCCAAGAAAAAGCTGATCAAGCTCGTGGCCCAATGGCTGGAGGACTAA
- the LOC6619078 gene encoding putative serine protease K12H4.7, with protein MAALRLVCLFVVLVIGLVHSLDIPKIKDVPLLVKTLKNLNRGPPHQVMTKRANVQEKWITQKLDNFDASNTQTYKMRYLLNDDFQTEGSPIFIYLGGEWEIEESMISAGHWYDMAQEHKGVLVYTEHRYYGQSVPTSTMSTDDLKYLDVKQALADVAVFIETFKAENPQLANSKVILAGGSYSATMVVWFKRLYPDLIVGGWASSAPLLAKVDFTEYKEVVGQAFLQLGGQKCYDRIENGIAELESMFANKRGAEARAMLRLCNSFDDQNDLDLWTLFSSISNIFAGVAQYQGTGDIEYYCDYLLSFNDDATAIANFVYWAWGMGNCIDARYEGSVEYYLWGVDHFDASRPWYYQTCNEYGWYQSSGSRNQPFGTKFPATLYINLCGDVFSSQYGNEQINNNAANTNEYFGGMETGVDNIYMTHGALDPWNPMGHGVEQGATLIANASHCADFGSIKSTDSAEMRASKEKLAELVRQWLA; from the exons ATGGCTGCTCTGCGTTTGGTCTGCCTTTTTGTGGTCTTGGTCATAGGACTTGTCCACTCCCTGGACATTCCGAAGATCAAAGATGTGCCTCTTTTGGTCAAGACTCTGAAGAATTTAAACCGCGGTCCACCACACCAGGTGATGACCAAGCGTGCCAATGTCCAGGAGAAATGGATCACCCAGAAACTGGATAACTTTGACGCGAGCAACACGCAAACCTATAAGATG CGTTATTTGCTCAACGATGATTTTCAAACTGAGGGAAGTCCCATTTTCATTTACCTGGGAGGCGAATGGGAGATTGAGGAGAGCATGATAAGCGCTGGTCACTGGTATGATATGGCCCAGGAACACAAGGGTGTTCTCGTCTACACTGAACATCGTTACTATGGTCAAAGTGTACCAACATC AACCATGTCAACCGATGATCTCAAGTACTTGGATGTTAAGCAGGCCTTGGCCGATGTGGCCGTTTTCATTGAGACCTTCAAGGCGGAGAACCCCCAACTGGCTAACTCGAAGGTGATTCTGGCTGGCGGTTCCTACTCGGCCACCATGGTGGTTTGGTTCAAGCGTCTGTATCCCGATTTGATTGTCGGTGGATGGGCCTCCAGTGCACCGCTTTTGGCCAAGGTTGACTTCACCGAATACAAGGAGGTGGTGGGCCAGGCCTTCCTTCAGTTGGGCGGCCAGAAGTGCTACGATAGGATTGAGAACGGCATTGCCGAGCTGGAGTCCATGTTCGCCAACAAACGCGGAGCTGAAGCTAGAGCCATGCTGCGCCTGTGCAACAGCTTCGATGATCAGAACGACCTGGACTTGTGGACCCTGTTCTCAAGTATCTCGAATATTTTCGCCGGAGTCGCTCAATACCAAGG CACCGGCGACATTGAGTACTACTGTGACTACCTTCTGAGCTTCAATGATGATGCCACGGCCATTGCGAACTTTGTGTACTGGGCCTGGGGAATGGGCAACTGCATCGATGCCAGGTACGAAGGCAGTGTTGAGTACTATCTCTGGGGAGTGGACCACTTTGACGCCA GTCGTCCTTGGTACTATCAGACCTGCAATGAGTATGGCTGGTACCAGAGCTCTGGCTCCAGGAATCAACCTTTTGGCACCAAGTTCCCTGCCACCCTTTACATCAATCTCTGCGGTGATGTCTTCAGTTCGCAATACGGAAATGAACAGATCAACAACAATGCAGCCAATACCAACGAATACTTTGGCGGCATGGAGACCGGCGTGGATAATATCTACATGACCCACGGCGCCCTGGATCCCTGGAACCCGATGGGTCATGGAGTGGAGCAGGGAGCCACTCTCATCGCCAACGCATCGCATTGCGCCGACTTCGGATCGATCAAGTCCACAGATTCCGCCGAAATGCGGGCCTCTAAGGAGAAACTTGCTGAATTGGTTCGACAGTGGTTGGCCTAG
- the LOC6619079 gene encoding putative serine protease K12H4.7 has product MKLWLGISLALLALGQAHGSIFERTFKRIHEEPPLPTIQNRADVVQTLWIEQKLDHFDPAETRTWQMRYMLNDALYKSGAPLFIYLGGEWEISSGRITGGHLYDMAKEHNALLAYTEHRYYGQSKPLPDLSNENIKYLSVNQSLADLAHFINTIKQNHEGLSESKVIIVGGSYSATMVTWFKKLYPDLVAGGWASSAPLLAKVNFVEYKEVTGQSIEQMGGSACYKRIENGIAEMETMIATKRGAEVKALLKLCEPFDVYSDLDVWTLFSEISDIFAGVVQTHNAGQIEGVCEKIMDGSNDLIGVAGYLLDVFEESGGKCHDLSYDAITALLLDTNYNGNIMRQWIFQTCNEYGWYQTSGSRAQPFGTKFPVTYYTTMCADLYGSDYSNEFISNQVTITNQFFGGLSPNVENVYLTHGQLDPWRPMGIQDETQATIIPEHAHCKDFNSISSSDTAEMRASKERIAELVREWVK; this is encoded by the exons ATGAAACTTTGGCTAGGGATTTCTTTGGCTCTTTTGGCCCTGGGCCAAGCCCATGGTAGCATATTTGAGAGGACTTTCAAAAGGATCCACGAGGAGCCACCACTGCCAACCATTCAGAATCGAGCTGATGTAGTTCAAACCCTTTGGATTGAACAGAAACTGGATCACTTCGACCCGGCAGAAACCCGTACATGGCAAATG CGCTATATGCTCAACGATGCACTGTACAAGTCTGGAGCACcactttttatttatcttGGCGGAGAATGGGAGATCTCATCGGGCAGGATAACCGGTGGTCACCTATACGACATGGCCAAGGAGCACAATGCTCTTTTGGCCTACACAGAGCATCGCTACTATGGCCAAAGCAAGCCCTTGCC TGATCTATCGAATGAAAATATCAAATACTTGAGTGTGAATCAGTCCCTGGCCGATCTGGCTCATTTCATTAACACCATCAAGCAAAACCATGAAGGTCTGTCCGAGTCCAAGGTCATTATTGTTGGAGGTTCCTACTCCGCCACAATGGTCACCTGGTTCAAGAAGCTCTATCCCGATCTGGTGGCTGGAGGTTGGGCTTCCAGTGCTCCGCTCCTTGCCAAGGTCAACTTTGTGG AGTACAAGGAGGTCACTGGCCAATCCATCGAACAAATGGGTGGATCTGCCTGCTACAAGCGAATTGAAAACGGCATTGCCGAGATGGAGACCATGATAGCCACAAAACGAGGTGCAGAGGTCAAGGCCCTGCTCAAGTTGTGCGAACCCTTTGATGTCTACAGCGATCTTGATGTTTGGACTTTGTTCAGCGAGATTTCCGATATTTTTGCGGGCGTGGTGCAGACTCACAA TGCTGGCCAAATTGAGGGTGTTTGCGAGAAGATAATGGACGGTTCGAATGATCTTATTGGCGTTGCTGGATATTTGTTGGATGTATTCGAGGAGAGCGGTGGCAAGTGCCACGACCTTAGTTATGATGCAATTACTGCATTGCTCCTGGACACTAATTACAATGGCAACATTA TGCGACAGTGGATTTTCCAGACCTGCAATGAGTATGGTTGGTATCAGACATCTGGTTCTAGAGCCCAGCCATTTGGCACCAAATTCCCTGTTACCTATTATACCACCATGTGTGCCGATTTATATGGCTCAGACTACAGCAACGAGTTCATTAGCAACCAAGTGACCATCACCAATCAGTTCTTTGGTGGATTGTCTCCTAATGTGGAAAACGTCTACCTCACCCATGGGCAATTGGATCCCTGGAGGCCGATGGGAATTCAGGACGAAACTCAGGCCACTATTATTCCAG AGCATGCCCACTGCAAGGACTTCAATTCGATCAGCTCGAGTGACACTGCTGAAATGAGAGCTTCCAAAGAACGTATAGCCGAACTGGTCCGCGAATGGGTTAAATAA